A region from the Flavobacterium enshiense genome encodes:
- a CDS encoding tRNA-binding protein, with the protein MLSWEEFEKVEMRVGTIIEVNDFPEARKPAYQLTIDFGAEIGVLKSSAQITKRYTKEELVKRQIIAVVNFPKKQIGKFMSECLVLGAVGEDNDIVLLSPDFKVENGLRIA; encoded by the coding sequence ATGCTTAGTTGGGAAGAATTTGAAAAAGTGGAAATGCGCGTGGGAACCATCATCGAAGTAAATGATTTTCCCGAAGCCCGAAAGCCGGCCTATCAACTCACTATTGATTTTGGTGCCGAAATAGGTGTCCTGAAATCATCAGCACAAATAACAAAACGTTACACTAAAGAGGAATTGGTGAAGCGGCAAATTATTGCAGTAGTCAACTTTCCGAAAAAACAAATTGGAAAATTTATGAGTGAATGTCTTGTGTTGGGAGCTGTTGGTGAAGATAATGATATTGTTTTACTGTCACCAGATTTTAAGGTAGAGAACGGACTGAGAATCGCTTAA
- a CDS encoding DUF962 domain-containing protein, translating into MKTLQQWFDEYGVSHQNPINKKIHFICVPAIYFSIIGLLMSIPSGILMRVSPFKEPMIDNWAVIVLLFVLSFYSRLSLMMAIKISIFSAICIAINYIIGLSFPLWKLSLLIFVLAWIGQFYGHKIEGKKPSFLKDIQFLLIGPAWVIENLFTSKNKE; encoded by the coding sequence ATGAAAACATTACAGCAATGGTTTGATGAGTACGGAGTTAGTCATCAGAATCCAATAAACAAAAAAATACATTTTATTTGTGTTCCGGCCATTTACTTTTCTATTATCGGTTTACTGATGAGCATCCCGAGTGGTATCCTGATGAGGGTTTCACCTTTTAAAGAACCCATGATTGATAACTGGGCGGTAATAGTTTTGCTTTTTGTGTTATCTTTTTATTCCAGGCTGTCGTTAATGATGGCGATTAAGATTTCGATTTTCTCAGCGATTTGTATCGCAATCAATTACATTATAGGTTTGTCGTTTCCGTTGTGGAAGCTTTCCCTGCTTATTTTTGTTTTGGCTTGGATAGGTCAATTTTACGGGCATAAGATAGAAGGGAAGAAGCCTTCATTTTTGAAAGATATTCAGTTTTTGCTGATTGGTCCGGCCTGGGTTATTGAAAATCTGTTTACATCTAAAAATAAAGAATAA
- a CDS encoding thioredoxin family protein, which yields MARTPSNMLPLGTMAPEFHLKDTYSSHTYSFADLKGSKGTLVMFICNHCPFVHHVIDEIVRIANDYRVQGLGIIAISSNDVVNYPQDAPELMQDFALQHRFEFPYLYDATQEVAKAYDAACTPDFYLFDNQNKLVYRGQLDDSRPGNGIPLSGSDLRNAIDGVIYNRSINPNQKPSLGCNIKWKES from the coding sequence ATGGCACGTACACCTTCCAATATGTTACCGTTAGGCACGATGGCTCCGGAATTCCATCTGAAGGACACCTATTCAAGCCACACCTATTCTTTTGCCGATTTAAAAGGAAGCAAGGGGACACTGGTAATGTTTATCTGCAATCATTGTCCGTTTGTCCATCATGTAATTGATGAAATTGTCAGAATCGCAAACGATTATAGAGTTCAGGGTTTAGGAATTATTGCCATTTCAAGCAACGACGTCGTAAATTATCCACAGGATGCACCGGAACTGATGCAAGATTTCGCCCTACAACATCGATTCGAATTTCCTTATTTGTATGATGCAACCCAGGAAGTAGCCAAAGCCTATGATGCTGCCTGCACTCCCGACTTCTACCTATTTGACAATCAGAATAAGTTGGTATATCGCGGTCAATTGGACGACAGTCGTCCAGGAAACGGAATTCCGTTAAGCGGCAGTGATTTACGCAATGCCATTGACGGAGTAATTTACAACCGAAGCATCAATCCGAATCAAAAACCTAGTTTAGGCTGCAATATTAAATGGAAGGAGAGTTAG
- the pepT gene encoding peptidase T gives MQHIIDRFIGYVTIDTEADPNSNTTPSSAKQWDLANKLVEELKAIGLQDVTIDDKSYIQATLPSNLDYEVPTIGFVSHFDTTPDFTGANVNPQIVRDYDGGDIILNKEKNIVLSPNYFEDLLLYKGQTLITTDGTTLLGADDKAGVTEIVTAMEYLIQNPHIKHGTLKVGFTPDEEIGRGADFFDVEKFGCDWAYTMDGSQIGELEYENFNAAGVKLKFKGKSVHPGYAKGKMINSMLLATKYISKLPKDEVPERTKGYEGFFHVVHLDGSIEETNVQLIIRDHDRKKFKKRKKLVAKIADKFNKKYMKQFGTDIVEIEVKDQYYNMREKVEPVMHIVDLAEQAMKALDIKPLIKPIRGGTDGSRLSFMGLPCPNIFAGGHNFHGKYEYVPVESMQKAIEVIIKIAELTAEKYKK, from the coding sequence ATGCAACATATAATCGATCGTTTCATAGGTTACGTAACCATAGATACGGAAGCCGATCCAAATTCAAACACAACACCGAGTTCCGCTAAACAATGGGATTTGGCCAACAAATTAGTCGAAGAATTAAAAGCCATCGGTTTACAGGATGTAACCATTGACGACAAGTCTTATATTCAGGCAACGTTGCCAAGTAATTTAGATTACGAGGTGCCTACCATTGGTTTTGTGTCGCATTTTGACACGACTCCTGATTTTACAGGGGCTAATGTAAATCCGCAGATTGTTAGAGATTACGATGGTGGTGATATCATCCTGAACAAAGAAAAAAACATAGTGTTGTCTCCGAATTATTTCGAAGACCTGCTATTATATAAAGGACAAACTTTAATCACAACCGACGGAACTACGCTTTTGGGTGCAGATGACAAAGCCGGTGTTACCGAAATCGTAACAGCGATGGAATACCTGATTCAGAATCCGCATATCAAACACGGAACACTGAAAGTTGGTTTCACCCCTGATGAGGAAATTGGCCGTGGTGCCGACTTCTTCGACGTAGAGAAATTCGGATGCGATTGGGCTTATACCATGGATGGAAGCCAGATTGGCGAATTGGAATATGAAAACTTCAATGCAGCTGGCGTAAAACTAAAATTCAAAGGAAAAAGTGTGCACCCGGGGTATGCTAAAGGAAAAATGATCAACTCCATGCTTTTGGCTACGAAATACATCTCCAAATTACCGAAAGATGAAGTGCCGGAAAGAACGAAAGGTTACGAAGGATTTTTCCATGTGGTACATTTAGACGGAAGCATTGAAGAGACCAACGTGCAGTTAATCATTCGTGATCACGACCGCAAGAAATTCAAAAAACGCAAAAAACTGGTTGCAAAAATTGCCGATAAGTTCAATAAAAAATACATGAAGCAATTTGGCACCGACATCGTTGAAATCGAAGTAAAGGACCAATACTACAACATGCGCGAAAAGGTCGAACCAGTTATGCATATTGTGGATTTAGCGGAACAAGCTATGAAAGCTTTAGATATCAAACCGTTAATTAAACCTATTCGTGGTGGTACAGATGGTTCGCGTTTATCTTTCATGGGATTACCTTGCCCTAACATCTTTGCAGGCGGACATAATTTCCACGGAAAATACGAATATGTTCCGGTAGAAAGCATGCAGAAAGCTATTGAAGTAATTATCAAAATTGCAGAATTGACAGCTGAAAAATACAAGAAATAA
- the yajC gene encoding preprotein translocase subunit YajC has translation MGQIGQFLPILLMFVVVYFLMIRPQQQRAKKEKEFEASVKVGDKIITKSGIHGKIAELYDDTVVVETMAGKIKMERSAISMELSMKANAAK, from the coding sequence ATGGGACAAATAGGGCAGTTTTTGCCGATACTTTTAATGTTTGTGGTTGTTTATTTTTTAATGATCAGACCGCAACAGCAAAGAGCAAAAAAAGAAAAAGAATTTGAGGCTTCAGTAAAAGTGGGAGACAAAATCATTACTAAGTCAGGAATTCACGGTAAAATAGCCGAGTTGTATGATGACACAGTGGTTGTAGAAACGATGGCTGGTAAAATTAAAATGGAGCGTTCTGCCATTTCTATGGAATTGAGTATGAAAGCTAATGCTGCAAAATAA
- a CDS encoding DUF1573 domain-containing protein, whose protein sequence is MIKRTLGMLAVAALVLSTSCKNRNVSEKIDETNVEKVTAENAVNGKLPVIKFNEMEHDFGTIKEGEKVETVFKISNEGEADLIVMNAQGSCGCTVPEWPKEPIKPGTSADMKVTFDSKGKPGQQHKSVILTTNTKEGSEKVVITAMVSPK, encoded by the coding sequence ATGATCAAAAGAACTTTAGGAATGTTGGCTGTAGCTGCTTTAGTGTTGTCGACTTCTTGTAAAAACAGAAATGTGTCGGAAAAAATCGATGAAACAAACGTTGAAAAAGTAACAGCTGAAAATGCGGTTAACGGAAAATTGCCTGTTATAAAATTTAATGAAATGGAGCACGATTTCGGAACTATCAAAGAAGGTGAAAAAGTAGAGACTGTTTTCAAAATATCGAATGAAGGTGAAGCTGATTTGATTGTAATGAATGCACAGGGAAGTTGCGGATGTACTGTTCCGGAATGGCCAAAAGAACCAATCAAACCGGGAACTTCTGCTGATATGAAAGTTACTTTTGACTCCAAAGGGAAACCGGGTCAGCAGCACAAATCAGTTATTTTAACAACAAATACTAAAGAAGGTTCTGAAAAAGTTGTAATTACAGCAATGGTTTCACCAAAATAA
- a CDS encoding YdeI/OmpD-associated family protein, which produces MEEKNPWSNNDQWAEELDLVKSIISKTELEEMIKWGGPVYTVNKKNVVGIGGFKSYVGIWFFNGVFLKDEKKILINANEGVTKALRQWRFASKQEILDNEKYILQYINEAIANEKAGLSKKPEKKETIVSELLEAELKNDTALAKAFEAFSPYKQREFLEYIETAKQEKTKLSRIEKIKPMILKGIGLNDKYR; this is translated from the coding sequence ATGGAAGAAAAGAATCCATGGAGCAATAACGACCAATGGGCAGAAGAACTTGATTTAGTAAAATCCATTATCTCCAAAACCGAATTGGAAGAAATGATTAAATGGGGCGGACCAGTTTATACTGTCAATAAAAAAAACGTAGTGGGTATTGGCGGATTTAAATCCTATGTTGGCATTTGGTTTTTCAACGGCGTTTTCCTGAAAGACGAGAAAAAGATTCTTATCAATGCCAATGAAGGCGTGACCAAAGCGCTCCGTCAATGGCGATTCGCATCGAAACAGGAGATCCTCGATAATGAAAAATATATCCTTCAATATATAAATGAAGCTATCGCAAATGAAAAAGCCGGACTTTCCAAAAAACCGGAAAAGAAAGAAACGATTGTCTCGGAATTATTGGAAGCAGAATTAAAAAACGATACTGCATTAGCAAAAGCTTTCGAAGCCTTTTCACCCTATAAGCAACGTGAATTTCTGGAATACATTGAAACAGCCAAACAGGAGAAAACCAAACTCAGCCGAATCGAAAAAATAAAACCGATGATTCTCAAAGGCATTGGTTTAAATGATAAATACAGATAA
- a CDS encoding Glu/Leu/Phe/Val dehydrogenase dimerization domain-containing protein, translating to MITEVTNANELHKIDPVFGQVSFDNHEQIVFCHDKDTGLKAIIGVHNTVLGPALGGTRIWKYTNEWEALNDVLRLSRGMTYKSAISGLNLGGGKAVIIGDSKVDKTPELIIKFGQFVNSLSGKYITAEDVGSTTADMDLIRDYTPYVTGISESRGGSGNPSPVTAYGVYMGMKASAKYQFGSDNLEGKKVLVQGIGHVGETLVDLITKEGAIVQIADINEARLQEVGAKYGAKVFNSGDLYSADVDIYAPCALGATINDDTIEKIKAKVIAGAANNQLAVEQVHGARLQERGILYAPDFLINAGGIINVYGEIAGYGKDEAMRRTENIYNTTLDIFNYAKENNITTHQAAMRMAQERIDARKKENAGK from the coding sequence ATGATAACAGAAGTAACAAACGCTAATGAGCTTCATAAAATCGACCCTGTTTTTGGTCAGGTTTCATTTGATAATCATGAGCAAATCGTATTTTGTCACGACAAAGATACTGGTTTAAAAGCAATTATTGGTGTTCATAATACGGTTTTAGGGCCTGCTTTGGGAGGAACGAGAATCTGGAAATATACCAACGAATGGGAAGCATTAAATGATGTATTGCGTTTGTCTCGAGGAATGACTTATAAGTCAGCAATTTCAGGTTTAAACCTGGGTGGAGGAAAAGCGGTTATTATTGGAGATTCTAAAGTGGATAAAACACCTGAATTGATTATCAAATTTGGTCAGTTTGTTAATTCACTAAGCGGAAAATATATCACTGCTGAAGACGTAGGTTCTACTACAGCAGATATGGATTTAATCAGAGATTATACTCCTTATGTAACTGGAATTTCTGAATCAAGAGGTGGTTCTGGTAACCCTTCTCCAGTAACTGCTTACGGAGTTTACATGGGAATGAAAGCTTCTGCTAAATACCAATTCGGTTCTGATAATTTAGAAGGTAAAAAAGTATTGGTTCAGGGTATTGGTCACGTAGGTGAAACTTTGGTGGATTTAATCACTAAAGAAGGTGCTATTGTTCAGATTGCTGATATCAACGAAGCTCGTCTACAGGAAGTAGGTGCTAAATATGGTGCTAAAGTTTTCAATAGTGGTGATTTGTACAGTGCTGATGTGGATATCTATGCACCATGTGCTTTAGGAGCTACCATCAACGACGATACTATCGAAAAAATCAAAGCGAAAGTTATCGCTGGAGCTGCAAACAACCAGTTGGCTGTTGAGCAGGTTCACGGAGCAAGATTACAGGAAAGAGGCATTTTATATGCTCCGGACTTCTTAATCAACGCAGGTGGAATCATCAACGTTTACGGTGAAATTGCTGGTTACGGTAAAGATGAAGCGATGCGCAGAACTGAGAATATCTACAACACTACTTTAGATATCTTCAACTATGCTAAAGAAAATAACATCACTACACACCAGGCAGCTATGAGAATGGCTCAGGAGCGTATTGATGCAAGAAAAAAAGAAAACGCAGGAAAGTAA
- a CDS encoding PUR family DNA/RNA-binding protein: protein MRENDLLEKEEIFSKVLRAGRRTYFFDVRATKADDYYITVTESKKFTEEDGSFHFKKHKIYLYKEDFAAFKDILDEMTSYVLNHKGEEVISERHQKDFKKEYFSERREEAEAELKVSGSYTDIDFDDI from the coding sequence ATGAGAGAAAATGATTTGTTAGAAAAAGAAGAAATTTTTTCTAAAGTTTTAAGAGCCGGAAGAAGAACGTATTTTTTTGACGTAAGAGCAACTAAAGCTGACGATTATTACATTACAGTTACCGAAAGCAAAAAGTTCACTGAAGAAGATGGCTCTTTCCATTTCAAAAAACACAAAATCTACTTATACAAAGAAGATTTCGCAGCCTTTAAAGATATTTTGGACGAAATGACTTCTTATGTATTAAACCATAAAGGGGAAGAAGTAATCTCTGAAAGACATCAAAAAGATTTCAAAAAAGAATATTTCAGCGAAAGAAGAGAAGAAGCAGAAGCAGAACTAAAAGTTTCAGGAAGCTACACTGATATTGATTTTGATGATATTTAA
- a CDS encoding ABC transporter ATP-binding protein, with the protein MKELQYLNKYFIKYKYSFLLGVFITVAAQFFTLYTPKLVGDSIKTLEHSKLSYNITQEILLKNILLILATTLIAGFLTFLMRQTLIVMSRHIEFDLKNEVFQQYERLTQHFYKQNRTGDLMNRISEDVGKVRQYVGPAVMYSINTIIRFAVVTVQMYVVSPKLTLYSLLPLPILGYSIFKISSEINKRSTAYQQNLSKLSTFTQEIFSGIRVIKAYAIENNKQNDFKNLSEESKTKNLDLARVQSLFGPLMILLIGISNLVVIYVGGMMYINGSIPDIGVIAEFILYINMLTWPVASLGWVSSMVQEAEASQKRINEFLKVVPEIQNTVNEKSEIKGNITFENVSFTYEDTNIEALKNISFTINKGETLAILGKTGSGKSTILSLISRLYDVKDGAVKIDGTNIKNLNLYDVRNHIGFVPQDAFLFSDSIKNNIKFGQEEATDEEVIAAAKKAVVHKNIVKFKNQYDTVLGERGITLSGGQKQRVSIARAMIKDAPILLLDDCLSAVDTETEEAILNNLMEFCKDKTTIIVSHRVSSAKNADQIIILEDGKIIQEGSHYQLVNQEGYYKELFYKQLSEKEMQ; encoded by the coding sequence ATGAAAGAACTACAATATTTAAATAAATACTTTATCAAATATAAATACAGCTTCCTACTGGGTGTTTTCATTACGGTTGCTGCCCAATTTTTTACTTTATATACTCCAAAGTTAGTCGGCGACTCGATTAAAACATTAGAACATAGCAAATTATCTTACAATATCACACAGGAAATCTTATTGAAAAACATCTTATTGATTCTGGCCACAACCCTTATTGCCGGTTTCTTGACTTTCCTGATGCGCCAGACATTAATAGTAATGTCGCGTCATATTGAATTCGATTTGAAAAATGAGGTTTTCCAGCAATACGAAAGGCTTACACAACATTTCTACAAACAAAACCGAACAGGAGATTTAATGAACCGCATCAGTGAAGATGTTGGAAAAGTGCGTCAATATGTAGGCCCGGCCGTAATGTATTCCATAAATACAATTATCCGTTTTGCGGTGGTTACTGTTCAGATGTATGTTGTTTCACCGAAGTTAACCCTTTACTCATTATTACCCTTACCTATTTTAGGTTACAGTATCTTCAAAATCAGTTCCGAAATCAATAAACGAAGTACAGCATACCAGCAGAATTTATCGAAACTTTCCACTTTTACACAAGAAATATTTTCAGGCATCAGAGTTATAAAAGCCTATGCCATAGAAAACAACAAACAAAACGATTTTAAAAACCTTTCCGAAGAAAGCAAAACCAAAAACCTTGATTTGGCAAGGGTACAATCCTTATTTGGTCCGCTGATGATTTTACTGATCGGAATAAGTAACCTTGTCGTTATTTATGTAGGCGGAATGATGTACATCAACGGTTCGATTCCGGATATTGGTGTGATTGCCGAATTTATCCTTTACATCAACATGTTGACATGGCCCGTAGCCTCCTTGGGCTGGGTTTCTTCAATGGTTCAGGAAGCCGAAGCGTCACAAAAACGAATCAACGAATTCCTGAAAGTAGTTCCTGAAATCCAGAATACCGTAAATGAAAAATCCGAAATCAAAGGAAATATCACTTTCGAAAACGTTTCATTTACCTACGAAGACACCAATATAGAAGCGCTGAAAAACATTTCATTCACCATAAACAAAGGCGAAACACTGGCTATTTTAGGAAAAACAGGTTCCGGAAAATCAACAATCCTTTCCCTTATCAGCCGATTATATGATGTAAAAGACGGCGCCGTAAAAATTGACGGAACCAACATCAAAAACCTCAACCTGTATGATGTTCGTAATCATATCGGTTTCGTTCCCCAGGACGCATTCCTTTTTTCTGATTCCATAAAAAACAACATCAAATTCGGACAAGAAGAAGCTACCGATGAAGAAGTTATCGCGGCGGCCAAAAAAGCAGTTGTTCATAAAAACATAGTGAAATTCAAAAACCAATACGATACAGTTTTAGGAGAACGCGGAATTACACTTTCGGGCGGGCAAAAACAAAGGGTTTCCATAGCCCGTGCAATGATTAAAGATGCTCCCATCCTACTCTTAGACGACTGTCTTTCGGCGGTTGACACCGAAACAGAAGAAGCAATCCTGAACAATCTAATGGAATTCTGTAAAGACAAAACCACAATCATTGTGAGCCACCGTGTTTCCTCTGCCAAAAATGCCGATCAGATAATTATTCTGGAAGATGGAAAAATAATTCAAGAAGGATCACACTATCAGCTTGTAAATCAGGAAGGTTATTACAAAGAATTGTTTTATAAGCAACTTTCCGAAAAAGAAATGCAATAA
- a CDS encoding GNAT family N-acetyltransferase: MHTIVETTDLSKGQKLQLFELWNKEYPKKLCYETLVDFENYLGKLENKTHFLLTDENLKIVGWALLFERENETWFVKIIDASFQRKGFGQKLLERLKSKTNILNGWVIDHNNDKKSNGSDYKSPINFYIRNQFKINNTIRLELDIISAAKIEWTK, encoded by the coding sequence ATGCATACCATAGTAGAAACAACAGATTTATCGAAAGGACAAAAACTTCAGCTATTTGAACTTTGGAATAAGGAGTATCCAAAAAAACTATGCTATGAAACTCTTGTTGATTTTGAAAATTATCTCGGTAAACTTGAAAATAAAACACATTTTTTACTGACGGATGAAAATCTAAAAATCGTAGGCTGGGCACTTCTTTTCGAAAGAGAGAACGAAACTTGGTTTGTCAAAATTATCGATGCTTCTTTTCAGAGAAAAGGGTTCGGACAAAAATTATTGGAACGATTAAAATCCAAAACCAACATACTCAACGGCTGGGTAATTGACCATAACAATGATAAAAAAAGTAATGGTTCCGATTATAAATCACCAATAAATTTTTACATTAGAAATCAATTTAAGATAAACAATACCATTCGTTTGGAACTGGATATCATTTCGGCAGCCAAAATCGAATGGACAAAATAG
- a CDS encoding class I SAM-dependent methyltransferase, translated as MRLYDIIIAKIQNEGPISFRDFMDMSLYYPELGYYTSAGEKTGFEGDYYTCPNLTPLFGAIIGRQLAEMWEFTGKGSFTVVEYGAGTGKLCHDILDYLKNIPEFYKKLKYCIIEKSPALVEKEKATLHENIIWYDAIQDIPEITGCILSNELVDNFAVHRVVMENELMEIFVDYRNGFVEVLRPASEELKDYLKELNIVLPKGFKTEINLQATQWITEIAKSLKKGYVLTIDYGHTSSELYKDERRNGTLMCYAKHTLNADPYQNIGNQDITSHVNFFALCHWGAKNGLTCCGLTTQANFLLALGFKESLHKLAIPDEDLIETIEKEILLTRTLIFDMGMKFKVLIQEKGNLKKELLGLQGF; from the coding sequence ATGCGATTATATGATATCATAATAGCTAAAATTCAAAATGAAGGACCGATTTCCTTTCGGGATTTCATGGACATGTCCCTGTATTACCCGGAATTGGGCTATTACACTTCTGCAGGAGAAAAAACCGGATTTGAAGGCGATTATTACACCTGTCCTAATCTTACTCCTTTATTTGGAGCAATAATTGGCCGTCAGCTTGCGGAAATGTGGGAATTCACAGGAAAGGGATCTTTTACAGTTGTTGAATACGGAGCCGGTACCGGTAAACTTTGTCATGACATTCTGGATTATCTTAAAAATATACCCGAGTTCTACAAAAAACTAAAGTATTGCATCATTGAAAAAAGTCCTGCATTAGTGGAAAAAGAAAAAGCTACTCTCCATGAAAATATAATCTGGTATGATGCTATTCAGGATATTCCTGAAATTACAGGCTGCATACTTTCTAATGAATTAGTGGATAATTTTGCCGTCCACCGTGTTGTAATGGAAAATGAACTCATGGAAATTTTTGTGGATTACCGAAATGGTTTTGTTGAAGTACTGCGACCAGCTTCGGAAGAACTGAAGGATTACCTGAAGGAACTGAATATTGTCCTGCCAAAAGGGTTCAAAACAGAAATAAACCTCCAGGCCACACAATGGATCACGGAAATTGCCAAATCTTTGAAAAAAGGATATGTGCTAACAATTGATTATGGACATACTTCTTCAGAACTATACAAAGATGAGAGGCGCAACGGTACACTTATGTGTTATGCCAAACATACCTTAAACGCAGATCCTTACCAAAACATAGGAAATCAAGACATTACATCACATGTAAATTTTTTCGCTTTATGTCATTGGGGAGCAAAAAACGGATTGACCTGCTGTGGCCTAACTACACAAGCCAATTTTTTACTGGCACTTGGTTTTAAGGAATCCCTCCATAAATTGGCAATACCCGATGAAGATCTCATTGAAACCATTGAAAAAGAAATACTACTTACACGAACTCTTATATTTGATATGGGTATGAAATTTAAGGTCCTAATTCAGGAGAAAGGTAATCTAAAAAAAGAACTTCTCGGATTGCAAGGTTTTTAA
- a CDS encoding DUF4468 domain-containing protein, with amino-acid sequence MKRIFLLLVLFALNINAQEKFEFPLNENGQIIFTEVVPAEGKIKQDLFTNSKMFFVNTYKITQDKLKQNTEAASVSSTQYSIMTVKINASDVKVKLFYTIDIYSKDNKYKYDIKNIFTKTEVSETPIEKMFDKTASEKAAQKPKTAETLKAYYAAINDEIENIKANIKKEMAKSSASKSDW; translated from the coding sequence ATGAAGAGAATATTCTTATTATTAGTACTATTCGCCCTAAACATTAATGCGCAAGAAAAATTCGAATTCCCGTTGAACGAAAACGGGCAGATTATTTTTACTGAAGTTGTACCGGCTGAAGGAAAAATAAAACAGGATTTATTCACTAACTCCAAAATGTTTTTTGTGAATACCTATAAAATTACCCAAGATAAATTAAAACAAAACACTGAAGCTGCATCAGTTAGCAGCACTCAGTATTCCATCATGACGGTAAAAATAAATGCAAGCGATGTTAAAGTAAAATTGTTCTACACTATTGACATTTATTCAAAAGACAACAAATACAAGTATGATATAAAAAACATCTTTACTAAAACAGAGGTTTCCGAAACTCCTATAGAGAAAATGTTTGACAAAACGGCTTCCGAAAAAGCGGCTCAAAAACCTAAAACTGCAGAAACACTGAAAGCCTACTACGCAGCTATCAACGATGAAATCGAAAACATCAAAGCGAACATCAAAAAAGAAATGGCTAAATCAAGCGCTAGTAAAAGCGATTGGTAA
- the nusB gene encoding transcription antitermination factor NusB gives MLNRRHIRVKVMQSIYAMHQNNSDNLDKEEKFLFQSIENIQDLYLIMLSALVEIRKSEEDFIDKSSKKHLATKEERNPNTKFIKNQVLELLEENNSLSIALEDRKITNWKNNDDYILLLLDEIKNSELYNKYMETTVNDFEEDKQFVVDIFSEIIAPNEKLYDYLEDNKLTWVDDIPLVNTMIQKQLKQIKSADDTSFFVPRLYKDSDDKDFVKNLFRKTVLNNNELAKEFMDKTPNWDTDRIAEIDTIILKMAICEFLKFPSIPVKVTINEYLELAKEYSTPKSSIFINGILDNLVKEYQKENKLIKTGRGLM, from the coding sequence ATGTTAAACAGAAGACATATCCGTGTAAAAGTGATGCAGTCCATTTATGCCATGCATCAAAACAATTCCGATAATCTTGATAAGGAAGAGAAATTCCTGTTTCAGAGTATCGAAAATATTCAGGATTTATATCTTATCATGCTTTCCGCTTTAGTGGAAATCAGAAAGTCGGAGGAAGATTTTATCGATAAATCCAGTAAAAAACATCTTGCTACAAAAGAAGAGCGTAATCCCAATACAAAATTTATAAAGAACCAGGTGCTTGAATTGTTGGAAGAGAATAATTCATTGAGCATTGCTTTGGAAGACAGAAAAATAACGAATTGGAAAAACAATGACGATTATATCCTGTTGCTTTTAGATGAAATCAAAAACAGCGAACTGTATAATAAGTATATGGAGACAACTGTTAATGATTTTGAAGAAGACAAGCAGTTTGTAGTGGATATCTTTTCGGAAATTATCGCGCCGAACGAAAAGCTGTATGATTATTTAGAGGATAACAAATTAACCTGGGTTGACGATATCCCGTTAGTAAATACAATGATCCAAAAGCAGTTGAAGCAAATTAAATCGGCTGATGATACTTCGTTTTTTGTACCTCGATTGTATAAAGATTCAGACGATAAGGATTTTGTGAAAAACCTTTTCCGCAAAACGGTTCTTAACAATAATGAACTGGCGAAAGAATTCATGGATAAAACTCCAAATTGGGATACAGACCGTATTGCCGAAATCGATACCATCATTTTAAAAATGGCAATCTGTGAATTTTTGAAATTCCCTTCAATCCCTGTTAAAGTAACTATTAACGAATATTTAGAATTAGCGAAAGAATATTCTACACCAAAAAGTAGTATTTTTATCAACGGAATTTTAGATAATTTAGTCAAAGAATACCAAAAAGAAAATAAATTAATCAAAACCGGAAGAGGTTTAATGTAA